Proteins from a genomic interval of Candidatus Fokinia cryptica:
- the rplX gene encoding 50S ribosomal protein L24 translates to MAARVVKGDEVVVISGKYKGKTGKVLAVLVDENEVVVSGVNIRRKKQKANANGYQNIECPLSLSKVMHIDPNDRKPCRIGFKILDGKKIRYSKRSGADIHHPEYVKKVDVEKSLS, encoded by the coding sequence ATGGCTGCTAGAGTTGTAAAGGGTGATGAAGTCGTGGTGATTTCTGGAAAATATAAAGGAAAAACTGGGAAGGTGCTTGCTGTTCTAGTAGACGAGAATGAAGTGGTAGTTTCTGGTGTAAATATTAGGCGTAAAAAGCAAAAAGCTAATGCCAATGGATATCAGAATATAGAATGCCCGCTTTCATTGTCCAAAGTAATGCATATTGATCCTAATGACAGAAAACCATGTCGTATAGGCTTTAAGATACTAGATGGCAAAAAAATAAGATATAGTAAAAGGAGTGGTGCTGATATACATCATCCTGAGTATGTCAAAAAAGTAGACGTAGAGAAATCTCTTAGCTGA
- the rplN gene encoding 50S ribosomal protein L14 — protein MIIPGTVLLVADNSGAKFAKCIKVLGGSRRRFGSIGDRIVVSVVDAIPNPKLVKAGGVYKAVVVRTKKEIRRKDGSYIKFDVNAAVIINEAGEPLATRVFGVMPRELRGLGFTKIISLAQEVL, from the coding sequence ATGATTATACCTGGTACTGTATTGCTAGTTGCTGATAACTCTGGTGCTAAATTTGCCAAATGCATAAAAGTGCTTGGTGGTTCGAGGAGAAGGTTTGGTTCTATTGGTGATAGAATAGTGGTATCTGTAGTTGATGCGATACCAAATCCAAAGCTAGTGAAAGCGGGAGGAGTATATAAGGCTGTTGTTGTGAGAACAAAGAAAGAAATTAGAAGAAAAGATGGCAGTTATATAAAATTTGATGTAAATGCTGCGGTTATAATAAATGAAGCTGGTGAACCTCTCGCGACTAGAGTGTTCGGTGTTATGCCTCGTGAATTGAGAGGGTTGGGTTTTACTAAAATTATTTCCTTAGCACAAGAAGTGTTATAG
- the rpsQ gene encoding 30S ribosomal protein S17 yields MPKRVLKGVVVSDKQQSTVVVEVERKFQHPKYRKIVSVTKKYHAHDPNSAFKCGDVVSIIESRPISKLKKWLVLYDKAR; encoded by the coding sequence ATGCCAAAAAGAGTGCTAAAAGGTGTTGTCGTGAGTGATAAACAACAGAGTACTGTTGTTGTTGAGGTTGAGAGAAAATTCCAGCATCCGAAATATAGAAAAATAGTATCGGTGACGAAAAAGTATCATGCCCACGATCCTAATTCTGCTTTTAAGTGCGGAGATGTAGTTTCTATCATCGAATCGAGACCTATTTCTAAGTTAAAGAAGTGGTTAGTGTTGTACGATAAGGCTCGTTAA
- a CDS encoding NuoB/complex I 20 kDa subunit family protein produces the protein MKYVTVTEEERLIKEISAQYSKTGFIKAKFMDLLAWARTGSLWPMTFGLACCAVEMMHAAGSRYDMDRFGMLFRATPRQSDVIIVAGTLTNKMATALRTVYDQMPEPRWVISMGSCANGGGYYHYSYSVVRGCDKIIPVDVYVPGCPPTPEALLYGFMILQRKIRRQHREATYDKLKQNITPLPN, from the coding sequence ATTAAATACGTTACGGTTACAGAGGAAGAGCGTTTGATTAAAGAAATCTCAGCTCAGTACTCAAAAACTGGGTTTATAAAAGCTAAATTTATGGATTTACTTGCATGGGCAAGAACAGGCTCTTTGTGGCCTATGACATTTGGACTAGCATGTTGTGCCGTGGAGATGATGCATGCAGCAGGAAGCAGATATGATATGGACAGATTTGGAATGCTTTTTCGTGCAACACCACGACAGTCTGATGTAATCATAGTTGCAGGAACTTTAACCAATAAAATGGCAACTGCATTACGTACCGTCTACGATCAAATGCCTGAGCCAAGATGGGTGATATCGATGGGGAGCTGTGCTAATGGTGGTGGGTATTATCATTATTCATATTCTGTAGTAAGAGGTTGTGATAAAATTATACCGGTGGACGTATACGTTCCCGGATGCCCACCAACTCCCGAAGCATTACTATATGGATTTATGATTCTTCAAAGAAAAATTAGAAGACAACATAGAGAAGCTACCTATGACAAACTAAAACAAAACATCACACCACTTCCGAACTAA
- a CDS encoding TolC family protein, whose product MIIIVSKFFFVVVTLVSSCFSFVESHAYDVSMAIDVALQNNQKIAAAKERVNVSSGRENVALASLLPTANWGYTIATVKDARTFTGQKVERDISENASLQVSCNIFKSGADMMEIVSSNADKNADTYGFYDTVTKIVAQVILSYEKILHDKSVVVIRKRQKKYYEGALEKAKIKFSLGVIASSDLAEAEYQMANSVSQLTTAEETLKEEKGKFRYLTGTEFPEDNIKLSHVDFSSVSIPASLDALIDITMQYNDTIAQSSFAYKKEKAHSVAALSRLGPSVDVSYNIAPDTSQSVYDSETSAYLFGGRTVSLNVKMPIFVPVDYTRIYTQNSEKNRAKIVWRDAKAVAVEEAKKLWGRMESNMVLMKAREAALIHRTKLAKDTAVEYEVGTKNFSDSMRAQVDAYEAEIAFYDSVLYYTISIVEMLSNAGTLKYLSPKVLIGKEWIQPVECGNENA is encoded by the coding sequence ATGATAATTATAGTGTCGAAGTTCTTTTTCGTTGTAGTGACGCTTGTGTCGTCGTGTTTTTCGTTTGTGGAGTCTCATGCATATGATGTCTCTATGGCTATAGATGTGGCTCTGCAAAATAATCAGAAAATAGCAGCAGCAAAGGAGCGTGTAAATGTGTCATCCGGTAGAGAAAATGTTGCTCTTGCGAGTTTACTACCGACAGCAAATTGGGGTTATACGATTGCTACTGTAAAGGATGCACGAACGTTTACAGGGCAAAAAGTAGAGCGTGATATCAGCGAAAATGCTTCATTGCAAGTAAGTTGTAATATATTTAAGAGTGGAGCAGATATGATGGAGATCGTTTCTTCAAATGCTGACAAAAATGCTGATACATATGGATTTTATGATACTGTCACTAAGATAGTAGCGCAGGTAATATTGAGTTATGAAAAAATACTGCACGATAAAAGTGTAGTTGTGATTAGGAAAAGACAGAAGAAGTACTATGAAGGTGCCTTAGAAAAAGCAAAGATAAAATTTTCTCTTGGAGTGATTGCATCTTCTGACTTAGCGGAAGCGGAATACCAAATGGCAAATTCAGTCAGTCAGCTTACTACCGCTGAGGAGACCCTTAAGGAGGAAAAAGGGAAATTTCGCTACTTGACAGGAACAGAATTTCCAGAAGATAACATAAAACTCTCTCATGTTGACTTTAGTAGTGTTTCTATTCCTGCTTCTTTAGATGCTCTAATCGACATTACAATGCAATATAACGATACTATCGCTCAAAGCTCTTTTGCATATAAGAAAGAGAAAGCTCATTCTGTAGCTGCATTATCTAGGCTAGGTCCTTCTGTTGATGTATCTTATAATATTGCTCCTGATACTTCTCAGAGTGTGTACGATTCAGAGACTAGTGCTTACTTATTTGGAGGTAGAACGGTTTCTCTTAACGTAAAGATGCCAATATTTGTTCCTGTAGATTATACTAGAATATACACTCAAAATAGCGAGAAAAATCGTGCTAAAATCGTTTGGAGAGATGCAAAAGCGGTTGCTGTCGAAGAAGCTAAGAAATTATGGGGGAGAATGGAGAGTAACATGGTCTTGATGAAGGCTCGTGAAGCTGCATTAATACATCGTACAAAGCTTGCTAAAGATACAGCGGTGGAATATGAGGTAGGCACAAAGAATTTCTCAGATTCTATGAGGGCACAGGTTGACGCATATGAAGCAGAGATAGCGTTTTATGATAGTGTGCTGTATTACACTATTTCAATAGTCGAAATGTTAAGCAATGCTGGTACTCTTAAGTATCTTTCTCCTAAGGTTCTTATAGGAAAAGAATGGATTCAACCAGTAGAATGTGGCAACGAAAATGCCTGA
- a CDS encoding enoyl-ACP reductase has product MLKNKVGLIVGLSNEYSIAYKTAVQCHSAGATLALSCQKQLASRAIPLAEKVQGTLYECDAIDATSVDEMIKQIKEKFGKLDFIIHSVAFAPKDCLSGRFLDTSYADFALTMNTSCFSFIYLAKVASEIMQDGGSIVTMTYYGSQKVIPNYNIMGVAKAALEASVRYAALDLGIKKIRVNAISAGPIKTLAASGIGGFSKMLHWVEKNSIMKENVSGTDVGDSAVYLVSDMSKNVTGQTLFVDSGYSVVGMKLEE; this is encoded by the coding sequence ATGCTAAAGAATAAAGTAGGTCTTATAGTAGGTCTATCAAACGAATACTCAATCGCATATAAAACCGCTGTACAGTGCCATAGTGCTGGAGCTACTCTCGCTCTTTCATGTCAAAAACAGCTTGCATCTCGTGCAATACCACTAGCTGAGAAAGTACAAGGAACATTATACGAATGCGATGCCATTGACGCTACTTCAGTTGATGAAATGATCAAACAGATTAAAGAGAAATTTGGCAAATTAGACTTTATTATACATAGCGTAGCATTCGCTCCTAAAGATTGCTTATCAGGACGTTTTTTAGATACTTCATATGCTGATTTTGCATTAACAATGAATACATCATGCTTTTCATTTATCTACTTAGCAAAAGTCGCATCAGAAATAATGCAAGATGGAGGAAGCATAGTTACAATGACATACTACGGCTCACAAAAAGTAATACCAAATTATAACATAATGGGAGTAGCTAAAGCAGCACTAGAGGCTAGCGTTAGATATGCCGCTTTAGATCTTGGTATCAAAAAAATACGTGTTAACGCTATCTCGGCGGGGCCTATCAAAACTCTAGCAGCTTCAGGGATAGGAGGTTTTAGCAAAATGCTTCACTGGGTGGAAAAAAACTCTATCATGAAAGAAAATGTAAGTGGTACAGATGTTGGAGATAGTGCAGTATATCTCGTAAGCGATATGAGTAAAAATGTCACAGGTCAAACCTTATTCGTTGACTCTGGCTATAGTGTCGTCGGTATGAAGCTGGAAGAGTAG
- a CDS encoding HU family DNA-binding protein: MEPNNSMLLLQQVSNDIGYSTEKTSKCLKTIVSAMIETLVTEKKLTIKYLGTISVDEKDLQEILKFTPTNFILEKMAENKISLDHFFFKSKNDLV; encoded by the coding sequence ATGGAACCAAATAATTCTATGTTGTTGCTGCAACAGGTATCTAATGATATAGGTTACAGCACAGAGAAAACTTCAAAATGTTTGAAGACGATAGTAAGTGCTATGATAGAAACTCTCGTAACAGAAAAGAAGTTGACCATAAAGTATCTTGGTACAATTTCCGTGGACGAAAAAGATTTACAAGAAATTCTCAAATTTACTCCTACGAATTTCATACTAGAGAAAATGGCTGAGAATAAAATATCGCTCGATCACTTCTTTTTTAAATCAAAGAATGATTTAGTTTGA
- a CDS encoding adenylate kinase family protein codes for MSTKFFMLNSIKAILLGCPGSGKGTLGQRISTFFSIPVLSTGKLLRARFPHEEKDHSSGIDNGMLIEDEKIISILKETLIKKEYSHGVILDGYPRTIRQAKLLDDETKENGTHVVILDVIVDAKIAIKRIVGRFMCSECDSIYNLFFKLPKSNSIILTHDMTVKDLLNGSSLCKCDNCGSETFYNRKDDTEEIALKRYEEYVKNTLPLSEYYKDRRLYFNFDGNNSPQSLYDKVQKILQIRKNTPIH; via the coding sequence ATGAGTACGAAGTTCTTTATGCTAAACTCCATTAAGGCGATTTTATTAGGGTGCCCTGGTAGTGGTAAAGGCACTTTAGGTCAAAGGATATCAACATTTTTTTCAATTCCGGTTCTCTCTACCGGAAAATTGCTCAGAGCACGCTTTCCACATGAAGAAAAAGATCATAGCAGTGGTATAGATAACGGAATGTTAATAGAAGATGAAAAAATAATAAGTATTTTAAAAGAAACATTAATAAAAAAAGAATATTCTCATGGAGTAATACTTGATGGATACCCTAGAACTATTAGACAGGCAAAACTACTAGATGACGAAACAAAAGAAAATGGAACTCATGTTGTAATACTTGATGTGATAGTAGATGCTAAAATCGCGATAAAACGAATCGTTGGAAGATTCATGTGTAGTGAATGCGATAGTATATATAACTTATTTTTCAAATTACCTAAGTCGAACAGTATCATTTTGACACACGACATGACTGTAAAAGATTTACTAAATGGCTCTTCGTTATGTAAATGTGACAATTGTGGTAGTGAAACATTCTACAATCGTAAAGACGATACAGAAGAAATAGCTCTAAAAAGGTACGAAGAATACGTCAAAAATACCCTACCACTTAGCGAATATTACAAAGACAGAAGACTGTACTTTAATTTTGATGGAAACAACTCGCCTCAATCTTTATACGATAAGGTACAAAAGATACTCCAGATTAGGAAAAACACACCAATACATTAA
- a CDS encoding methionyl-tRNA formyltransferase: MKLVFMGTGEFALHPLLKLLKSKHEVVAIYTKCGKNNPILDLAYKYDIQAFTPNSLKNEEHIIQLTKIAPSACIVASYGLIIPSLMLSIPPNGFINIHPSSLPRWRGAAPIQRAIISGDKNIQVCIMQMDAGLDTGDVMLSQTVAIENETYSEILPTLSNIGGNLLLQVLELIQENSVTLKKQTEVGITYANKIKNTECIVDYGKSGYEIHNLVRGLPKVTSAFLAFQQKRLNLIKSTLLRFQSIEYEEYLHTARVIYNLEFSSKIETKSKLELQNADLLFAKKKGIGIYFALDKSVLLLEKVQLEGKKIMSGLDFLNGLWGKMHFFHFICFFFI; the protein is encoded by the coding sequence ATGAAATTAGTATTTATGGGAACCGGAGAGTTTGCTTTGCATCCATTGTTAAAACTACTCAAAAGCAAGCATGAGGTTGTTGCAATATATACTAAATGCGGAAAAAATAATCCAATTTTAGATTTAGCATACAAGTACGACATTCAAGCCTTTACTCCAAACTCTTTAAAAAATGAAGAGCATATTATACAATTGACCAAAATTGCACCGTCTGCATGTATAGTAGCATCATATGGACTCATAATTCCGTCACTTATGCTTAGCATCCCACCAAACGGATTTATCAATATACATCCATCATCTCTACCTAGATGGCGTGGCGCAGCACCAATTCAACGTGCAATAATATCGGGCGATAAAAATATACAAGTATGCATTATGCAGATGGATGCTGGACTCGATACTGGAGATGTGATGCTATCTCAAACGGTTGCCATTGAGAACGAAACGTACTCCGAGATCTTACCAACCCTTTCTAACATAGGAGGTAATCTACTCCTTCAAGTCTTAGAACTAATACAAGAAAATTCAGTAACATTAAAAAAACAAACCGAAGTCGGAATCACATATGCCAATAAGATCAAGAACACAGAATGCATAGTAGACTACGGTAAATCTGGATATGAAATACATAACTTAGTAAGAGGATTACCCAAAGTTACAAGTGCTTTTTTAGCATTTCAGCAAAAAAGACTAAATTTAATTAAAAGTACACTTTTGAGATTCCAAAGTATTGAATATGAAGAATACTTGCATACAGCTCGAGTAATCTACAATTTGGAATTTTCTTCAAAGATCGAAACAAAATCTAAGTTAGAGTTACAAAACGCAGATCTTTTATTTGCTAAGAAAAAAGGAATAGGAATATATTTCGCACTTGACAAAAGCGTACTTCTACTTGAAAAAGTTCAACTCGAAGGCAAAAAAATTATGTCGGGACTCGATTTTTTAAATGGCTTATGGGGGAAAATGCATTTTTTTCACTTTATTTGTTTTTTTTTCATATAA
- a CDS encoding adenylate kinase family protein: MKKFLVAVLLSVVTLLSSCSPQNTDHKTSVSENPVHRVKIVLLGAPGSGKGTFGAMLSSQLNIPILSMGSAMREYFKSSTNPEIAQLQSGKLLDDKTVTQILKQKLLEPQYANGVILDGYPRTVAQGLMLDEALGDRNGSLIIVNVNATLSAIEKRSSGRFMCAKCDAIYNIYSSLPKVHDKSLDSGKITREQMLARSNMCTCDHCGSSKFYARKDDTRKVILYRYCEYRKNTLPLIKHYQKYQAFFDVDGNCDISLLSKQAIDLAQNLRPLLALKK; this comes from the coding sequence ATGAAGAAATTCTTAGTAGCTGTATTGCTTTCTGTAGTTACTTTACTCAGCTCATGTAGTCCACAGAACACAGATCATAAGACTTCCGTTTCAGAAAATCCTGTACATAGAGTAAAGATAGTTCTTTTAGGAGCTCCTGGTAGTGGAAAAGGCACTTTTGGTGCAATGCTCTCATCTCAACTCAATATCCCAATACTTTCGATGGGTAGTGCGATGAGAGAGTACTTCAAATCATCTACAAATCCTGAAATAGCACAACTACAAAGTGGTAAGCTGCTGGATGATAAAACCGTCACTCAAATTTTGAAGCAGAAGTTACTAGAACCACAATACGCAAATGGTGTTATATTAGATGGATACCCACGAACAGTTGCTCAAGGATTAATGCTAGATGAAGCTTTGGGCGATAGAAATGGTTCTTTAATCATCGTAAATGTTAACGCAACTCTTAGTGCAATAGAAAAAAGAAGCTCTGGACGCTTTATGTGTGCAAAATGCGATGCAATCTACAACATATATTCTAGTTTACCGAAAGTGCATGATAAATCTCTTGATAGCGGTAAGATTACAAGAGAACAAATGTTAGCACGTAGTAATATGTGTACGTGTGATCACTGCGGAAGTAGTAAGTTTTATGCTAGAAAAGATGATACGCGTAAGGTGATATTATACAGGTATTGCGAATATCGAAAAAATACCCTACCTCTCATAAAGCATTATCAAAAGTATCAAGCTTTCTTTGATGTCGATGGCAACTGTGATATTTCTCTCTTATCTAAGCAAGCAATCGATCTAGCACAAAATTTACGCCCTCTTCTAGCTTTAAAAAAATAA
- a CDS encoding peptide MFS transporter, which produces MSNTKILANRTFPNFLCLLFFVEMWERFSYYGMRALLILFLTSYIGITDKKAYVIYSLFAAVSYAVPIIGGYLADRIMGFRKMVIIGALIMTFGHTALAFSGMDSYAIFLGLSLIGVGTGLFKGNITNLLGECYRNKEEDRSTGFGLFYVGVNVGSFLASISCGIVAQQYGWHCGFGLAGFGMFLGLITFIKFQYVLGDTGKSPIDNTKAANILQFSGVMAFSIILSLVCATSFENSELFVNALQYFGCVLLIIFGYITYKTDTKNRENMYIIAIMIVFLMLFFALEMQLGSLINLFTERNVASTVFGIQIPAAISQAINPISVILFGLLFNTFFKMRKSLDTFRILIGIIAIAVCFFILYIGCMNADSTSRVHYIYLIVSISIMGLGEIFIAPIVQSYVSLLAPQKYKGLIMGIMLLSLAFSNLGGVIIAEFMSISNDNGLLAASNSLQIYKEGFLNIAIFNLYIAVAFIPFGLYIHRKLSQRK; this is translated from the coding sequence ATGAGTAATACTAAAATTCTCGCAAATAGAACATTTCCCAACTTTCTATGTTTGCTTTTTTTTGTAGAAATGTGGGAACGTTTCAGTTATTACGGAATGAGAGCTCTACTCATACTATTTCTAACTTCGTATATCGGCATTACAGATAAGAAGGCATACGTTATATATTCACTTTTTGCAGCAGTGTCATATGCTGTACCGATTATAGGTGGTTATCTTGCAGATCGCATTATGGGCTTTAGGAAAATGGTCATAATAGGTGCTCTTATCATGACATTTGGACATACAGCATTAGCATTCTCTGGAATGGACTCATACGCAATATTTTTAGGGCTAAGTTTGATAGGAGTAGGAACGGGCTTATTTAAAGGCAATATAACTAATCTTCTCGGAGAGTGTTATCGTAATAAAGAAGAGGACAGAAGTACAGGATTTGGATTATTCTATGTTGGTGTAAATGTTGGCTCATTTCTAGCATCTATCTCATGTGGAATTGTAGCACAACAATACGGATGGCATTGCGGTTTTGGATTAGCGGGGTTTGGAATGTTCTTAGGATTAATAACATTTATTAAATTTCAATATGTTTTAGGAGATACAGGGAAAAGCCCTATCGATAACACAAAAGCAGCAAATATACTCCAATTTTCGGGAGTTATGGCATTTAGTATCATTCTTTCTCTTGTTTGTGCTACATCATTCGAAAATTCAGAATTATTCGTTAATGCACTGCAATATTTCGGCTGTGTGCTTCTTATAATATTTGGATATATCACTTATAAAACAGATACAAAGAACAGAGAAAATATGTACATTATAGCAATAATGATAGTTTTTTTAATGCTATTCTTTGCACTAGAAATGCAACTTGGATCATTGATCAATTTATTTACGGAAAGGAATGTTGCTAGTACTGTTTTTGGAATACAAATCCCAGCCGCTATCTCTCAAGCAATTAACCCAATCTCTGTAATTTTATTTGGACTCTTATTTAACACTTTTTTTAAAATGCGGAAGTCGCTAGATACTTTCAGAATATTAATTGGGATAATCGCAATCGCAGTATGCTTTTTCATACTTTACATTGGCTGTATGAACGCCGATTCTACAAGCCGTGTACATTACATATATCTTATAGTTAGTATATCTATTATGGGACTGGGAGAAATTTTTATTGCTCCTATAGTACAATCATACGTTTCTTTACTTGCCCCTCAAAAATATAAAGGGCTTATTATGGGAATAATGTTACTTTCTCTTGCTTTTTCTAATCTTGGAGGAGTGATAATCGCTGAATTTATGTCTATATCGAATGACAATGGATTACTCGCAGCATCTAACTCTCTTCAAATATATAAAGAAGGCTTCTTAAATATAGCTATTTTCAATCTTTATATAGCTGTAGCTTTTATTCCATTCGGCTTATATATTCACAGAAAACTGTCGCAAAGGAAGTGA
- the ssb gene encoding single-stranded DNA-binding protein, with protein MKTKNKITLVGIVDRDPIVRKTSGTDKMGEEKEVVNFTLYTVEHWITRDRTKVTKKEYHRVCVFVPWIVNFIKKNVRAGDALYIEGSVHTRLWKGSQDEKRSVTEVVLQSNSSSLLKLEHVGQQQKIEHDSEEDDDIIDF; from the coding sequence ATGAAAACAAAAAATAAAATAACGTTAGTTGGAATAGTGGATCGTGATCCTATAGTCAGAAAAACATCTGGAACTGATAAAATGGGTGAAGAAAAGGAGGTAGTGAATTTTACCTTGTATACGGTAGAGCATTGGATTACGAGAGATAGAACTAAAGTAACAAAGAAAGAGTATCATAGAGTATGTGTTTTTGTTCCTTGGATTGTTAATTTTATAAAGAAGAATGTACGTGCAGGAGATGCGCTATACATAGAAGGTTCTGTTCATACTAGATTATGGAAAGGTAGCCAAGATGAGAAAAGAAGTGTTACTGAAGTAGTATTGCAAAGTAATTCATCATCTCTATTAAAATTGGAGCATGTAGGGCAACAACAAAAGATAGAGCACGATTCAGAAGAAGATGATGACATTATTGATTTTTAA
- the glyS gene encoding glycine--tRNA ligase subunit beta, translating to MASLVLELLSGEIPMSMQKKAAEGIGKNIVNAIIAYYENHDDFHKDNIIVSYDLYSTRRIALFIDYLPSLHSELVLVKDIIKGPKISCDDDILTAFMKKHEIANKDTLMSDGVNYIYHQRIHGKKAILENLGIIIRNAITAYKWEKSMRWGSYELEWVRPLYSVLCMYDEDIIPFTLGHLHSSNKTVGHRIYNNDVYIAPVVMTQCSLEVLSGSYFGECVTLSHSSDYVNILKRYNVIISNTERIECIKNAISSIIPNYTSVIEDETLLYVNSAITEFPSVLLGTIPEKYMSLPREVLITTIKHHQRCMMLQYENGDIAPYFIIVNDIISEHYDVDSIIRGNEKVVQARLEDASFIFLKECNAPLDLLISKLKELIFHEKVGSMYQKAERMKDICVKLYDELRIKDDFFTVVDLNSIERACFLSKVDLTTEMVREFPELQGIIGAYYAKMHGESDEVVMAIKEHYHPLGRGDKILPISALGIILSLSDRLDTLNQMFAIGIKPSSTKDPYALRRAAISINRILKHSNILEYDIMQEFVRTDVIEFLHEKR from the coding sequence ATGGCTTCTTTAGTCTTAGAACTTTTATCTGGCGAAATACCAATGAGTATGCAGAAGAAAGCTGCTGAGGGTATAGGAAAGAATATAGTAAATGCTATTATAGCTTACTATGAGAATCACGATGATTTTCACAAGGACAACATTATTGTGTCGTATGATTTGTATTCCACAAGGAGGATAGCATTATTTATAGATTATTTACCATCTCTTCATTCAGAACTTGTTTTAGTGAAGGATATAATCAAGGGTCCAAAAATTAGTTGTGACGATGACATACTTACTGCGTTTATGAAAAAGCATGAAATAGCGAATAAAGATACTTTAATGAGTGATGGCGTAAATTATATATATCATCAAAGAATACATGGAAAAAAAGCAATCTTAGAAAATCTTGGGATAATAATACGTAATGCGATTACAGCATATAAGTGGGAGAAGTCAATGAGATGGGGAAGTTATGAGTTAGAATGGGTAAGACCATTATATTCTGTACTATGTATGTATGACGAAGATATAATACCATTTACGTTAGGGCATTTGCACTCATCTAATAAAACAGTTGGGCATAGAATATATAATAATGACGTATATATAGCACCTGTTGTGATGACACAGTGTAGTCTTGAGGTTCTTTCTGGAAGTTATTTTGGTGAATGTGTTACGCTCTCTCATTCCTCTGATTATGTGAATATTTTGAAAAGATATAACGTTATTATATCGAATACAGAACGTATAGAATGTATCAAAAATGCTATATCATCAATTATTCCAAATTATACAAGCGTAATAGAAGATGAGACGTTGTTGTATGTTAATAGTGCAATTACTGAATTTCCTAGTGTGCTACTTGGTACAATACCAGAAAAATATATGTCATTGCCAAGAGAAGTATTGATTACGACCATTAAGCATCATCAGAGATGTATGATGTTGCAGTATGAAAATGGAGATATTGCCCCATATTTTATTATAGTTAACGATATCATCTCGGAGCACTATGATGTAGATAGTATTATTCGAGGTAATGAAAAAGTAGTACAAGCTAGATTGGAAGATGCAAGTTTCATTTTTCTGAAGGAGTGTAATGCTCCACTTGATCTATTAATTAGCAAGCTTAAGGAATTGATATTTCATGAAAAAGTAGGCTCGATGTATCAAAAAGCAGAGAGAATGAAAGATATCTGTGTGAAATTGTATGATGAACTAAGAATAAAAGATGATTTTTTTACTGTAGTAGATTTAAACTCTATCGAGAGAGCTTGCTTTTTATCAAAAGTGGACTTAACTACAGAAATGGTGAGAGAATTTCCAGAATTGCAAGGGATAATAGGAGCATATTATGCTAAAATGCATGGAGAAAGTGATGAAGTTGTGATGGCAATTAAGGAGCACTATCATCCATTAGGTAGAGGAGATAAAATACTTCCAATATCAGCTTTAGGTATAATATTGAGTTTAAGTGATAGACTGGATACTCTGAATCAAATGTTTGCGATTGGAATAAAACCTTCTAGCACTAAAGATCCATATGCACTCAGAAGAGCTGCGATATCAATTAATAGAATATTGAAACATAGCAATATTCTTGAGTATGATATAATGCAAGAGTTTGTACGAACAGACGTAATAGAGTTTCTGCACGAAAAAAGGTAA